In Candidatus Obscuribacterales bacterium, the DNA window ATGGCATAGGTGCCGCCAGCGACGAAGTCAACGGCTCGCTGAGCTTGGTCTGGATCCATGATGGTTAGGTTAAGAACCACCGACTTGCGTTCTCGCAGAGCGCGAATGACTTGAGGCATTTCCTCGAAGGTGCGAGGCTCCATGACCACCACCTCAGACATTCCGTTCGCAGCGCCAGGCATACCAATCACATTGTTCATAGCAGAGTTCATAGTGGAACTTGTTCCTATTTCACCAGATGAAATGATTGACCGTTCACGCAGGCGACGGCGACGCGGAGAGTCCTCTGCAACCGTCTCCTTGTTTTCTTGCTGGTAAAGATTTTGATACTCTTCACCACTATCCATTTCTTCGTACTCGTACTCGTAGTCTCCGGGGTCATTCAGACCAACAAAGTCTCGTAGCTTAG includes these proteins:
- a CDS encoding cell division protein SepF — translated: KLRDFVGLNDPGDYEYEYEEMDSGEEYQNLYQQENKETVAEDSPRRRRLRERSIISSGEIGTSSTMNSAMNNVIGMPGAANGMSEVVVMEPRTFEEMPQVIRALRERKSVVLNLTIMDPDQAQRAVDFVAGGTYAIDGHQERIGESIFLFTPNCVQVSTQAGNLGDLTGSQPQARPVARPTAPTPAWATEAQTRMA